A stretch of the Vagococcus xieshaowenii genome encodes the following:
- the menC gene encoding o-succinylbenzoate synthase encodes MKIKQIDWYQLALPLKSPFKTSYGEIKEKAFDLVVLTDELGTQGYGELVTLATPEYTYESLVSSRLVAQQFLVPLLKKTSLDHPSDVAELFKSIKGNEMAKSSLETAVWDLYARRTNQNLGESFMIEPVHDDVAVGVSIGIIEDMAQLVHTVEGFVTEGYTRVKLKIKPGYDIKMVKTVREHFPDLKLMVDANSAYSLVDCELLKQLDQYQLEMVEQPFADNDFLDHAYLQQQLTTSICLDENIKSLKDVELAHHLHSCRAINLKIPRVGGLTEALKILDYCRKHHLLVWLGGMYESGVGRALNLQFAAQTSLIFPGDLSATDRYFYEDIIEQPFEIDDGKLLRPTAPGIGIELNHDVITRHLIHHQRL; translated from the coding sequence ATGAAAATTAAACAAATTGATTGGTATCAACTCGCGCTTCCTCTAAAATCTCCTTTCAAAACAAGTTACGGGGAGATAAAAGAAAAAGCCTTTGATTTGGTAGTTTTAACCGATGAACTTGGCACACAAGGCTACGGAGAATTAGTCACCCTTGCCACGCCTGAGTATACTTACGAATCCCTTGTCAGTTCAAGACTAGTCGCCCAACAGTTTTTAGTTCCCTTGTTAAAAAAGACCTCGCTTGATCATCCAAGTGACGTAGCTGAACTATTTAAATCAATCAAAGGAAATGAAATGGCTAAATCTTCTTTAGAAACAGCCGTTTGGGATTTATATGCGCGACGAACCAATCAAAACCTAGGGGAATCTTTCATGATTGAACCGGTGCACGATGATGTGGCAGTCGGCGTGAGCATCGGCATTATCGAAGATATGGCTCAGCTCGTTCATACAGTCGAGGGGTTTGTCACAGAAGGCTATACAAGAGTTAAACTTAAAATCAAACCAGGCTACGATATTAAAATGGTTAAAACCGTTCGTGAACATTTTCCTGATTTGAAATTAATGGTCGATGCTAACTCTGCTTATTCATTAGTAGATTGTGAGCTATTAAAACAACTTGATCAGTATCAATTGGAGATGGTTGAACAACCCTTTGCGGATAATGATTTTCTCGATCATGCTTACTTACAGCAACAATTAACGACCAGTATCTGTTTAGATGAAAACATTAAAAGCCTAAAAGATGTTGAATTGGCCCATCATTTGCACAGTTGTCGCGCCATAAATTTGAAAATCCCGCGAGTTGGTGGACTGACCGAAGCATTAAAAATCTTAGACTATTGTCGTAAGCACCACTTGCTCGTCTGGCTAGGTGGCATGTATGAATCAGGAGTTGGGCGGGCATTAAATCTACAATTTGCCGCGCAAACAAGTTTAATCTTTCCAGGTGACTTATCTGCTACTGATCGTTATTTTTATGAAGATATTATCGAACAACCTTTCGAAATAGACGATGGAAAATTATTACGACCAACCGCACCGGGTATTGGCATAGAATTAAACCATGATGTTATCACGCGTCATCTCATTCATCATCAACGCTTATAA
- a CDS encoding isochorismate synthase — MMIPSELLTTTKHDYYSWIMPLDCTDTPFTFYQKVSKKKLTPNMYWETPDQATQFCAWGTEIFMSEEQASLTAIKEFSERLSIYQSTTEGLLPEATGCLLVGGSAFDQTDNEPSETWGNLAQGYFFVPTIILTKTHGQTYLTINIKHDDHLDLATAFEKRFSQFEALQKHPIPSYQTDSTLETEEVSTQNWMSLVNETVAKIKAQPDLTKVVLARETAVKQAQAFEPGKIIKQLKQQQASTYFFGLSSGDYTFIGATPERLLKATENELVTASIAGSTPRGATELEDQKLGNALLHDQKNREEHLIVVKRIIQELEQITQTEIHAQDPVLLKNRDIQHLHLPIVAKRTNAIHFLEVVNQLHPTPALGGEPKALALEWLRQKEPLQRGLYGAPIGWYQLTTDQGEFAVGIRSGVFHGETGRLFAGCGIVADSQAELERIETKVKFRPMLRGIGGQLDDISK; from the coding sequence ATGATGATACCAAGTGAACTTTTAACCACTACTAAACATGATTATTATAGTTGGATCATGCCACTTGACTGCACAGACACACCCTTTACTTTTTACCAAAAAGTTAGCAAGAAGAAACTAACGCCAAACATGTATTGGGAAACCCCTGACCAAGCAACACAATTTTGTGCTTGGGGCACTGAAATATTTATGAGTGAAGAACAAGCCAGTCTGACGGCGATAAAAGAATTTTCCGAGCGCTTGTCTATTTACCAAAGCACAACTGAGGGGTTATTGCCTGAAGCAACAGGCTGTCTTTTAGTCGGTGGTTCGGCGTTTGATCAAACAGATAATGAACCATCTGAAACGTGGGGCAACTTAGCGCAAGGCTATTTCTTCGTGCCTACCATTATTTTAACGAAAACACACGGCCAAACTTATTTAACGATTAACATCAAGCATGATGACCACCTAGATTTAGCAACAGCTTTTGAAAAACGTTTTTCTCAATTTGAAGCATTACAAAAGCACCCTATTCCTAGTTATCAAACGGATAGCACGTTAGAAACGGAGGAAGTGTCTACCCAAAATTGGATGTCATTAGTGAACGAAACAGTCGCTAAAATCAAAGCACAACCTGATTTAACAAAAGTAGTCTTAGCTCGTGAAACAGCTGTCAAACAAGCACAGGCATTTGAGCCGGGGAAAATAATTAAGCAATTAAAACAGCAACAAGCTTCGACTTACTTCTTCGGTCTAAGTTCGGGTGACTACACGTTTATTGGCGCTACACCTGAACGTCTATTAAAGGCAACCGAAAATGAATTAGTCACTGCCAGCATCGCGGGGTCAACACCACGTGGGGCAACAGAACTAGAAGATCAAAAATTAGGTAACGCCCTACTTCATGATCAAAAAAATCGCGAAGAACACTTAATTGTTGTGAAGCGAATAATTCAAGAGTTAGAGCAAATCACTCAAACTGAAATTCATGCTCAGGACCCCGTCTTACTAAAAAATCGTGACATTCAACATTTACATTTGCCAATTGTCGCTAAAAGAACCAACGCCATTCATTTCTTAGAAGTCGTCAACCAACTTCATCCAACACCTGCCTTAGGCGGTGAACCAAAAGCGTTAGCTTTAGAATGGCTCCGTCAAAAAGAACCGCTACAACGTGGTTTATATGGTGCCCCAATTGGTTGGTATCAGCTCACAACCGATCAAGGAGAATTTGCCGTGGGGATTCGTTCAGGTGTCTTTCATGGTGAAACAGGCCGGTTATTTGCAGGTTGTGGGATTGTCGCAGACTCGCAAGCTGAGTTAGAACGCATTGAAACAAAAGTAAAATTTAGACCTATGTTAAGAGGAATTGGAGGACAGCTAGATGACATATCAAAGTGA
- the menD gene encoding 2-succinyl-5-enolpyruvyl-6-hydroxy-3-cyclohexene-1-carboxylic-acid synthase, with protein sequence MTYQSDMTNYLQSFIEGLVVGNVNYAVISPGSRSTPLALLLHREADIKTFVEVDERSAAFFALGLAKATLKPVVLVCTSGTAAANYFPAICEAQASGIPLIVLTTDRPHELRQVAASQTMDQLNLFNQQVKFFAEMALPEASESMRQYAFWQGRRMPEIATQTPSGPVHLNFPLREPLLPDLSQKKHHHPHYISHLKGQMKLDDNDLEYLADMLDQQTGVFVLGGGLTVEETALWVKLAIKLNWPIMGDPLSNLDNCGVQSDLIMSQADLFINELNDDEPTSVFRVGRLPVSKNIMLWLKRLSLEETIVIEVDEKGYWEDSLRQGRLMITSNSRTLVEQLITNPYPSEAAMDFWTDSWINAQKQAQKIVKEHLQSKDLSEITASRLVHEAMTKDGNLFLSNSMAIRHVERFSQPAKKAFNVYGNRGVNGIDGIISTALGICAAHPDKQNVLLIGDLATYHDMNGLQLAKAYNLPLTIVLLNNNGGGIFSYLSQNQLEASDFEPLFGTPLEMDFRLVAQLYGADYYLADSYNELKKRLISTQHTPRFQIIEVQDDRERNVQLLEEITQAIKGSL encoded by the coding sequence ATGACATATCAAAGTGACATGACAAATTATTTGCAATCATTTATTGAAGGATTAGTGGTAGGTAACGTTAACTATGCAGTAATTAGCCCTGGTTCACGTTCCACTCCCCTAGCTTTACTACTCCATCGTGAAGCAGACATCAAAACATTCGTAGAAGTCGATGAACGTTCGGCAGCTTTCTTTGCTTTAGGATTAGCCAAAGCAACCTTAAAACCCGTTGTCCTTGTTTGTACGTCCGGAACAGCCGCTGCGAACTACTTTCCCGCTATATGTGAAGCGCAAGCTAGTGGTATCCCCTTAATTGTGTTAACGACGGATCGCCCACATGAATTACGCCAAGTTGCAGCGTCACAAACGATGGATCAATTGAATTTATTTAATCAACAAGTGAAATTTTTTGCCGAAATGGCCTTACCGGAAGCGAGCGAATCAATGCGTCAATATGCTTTTTGGCAAGGACGTCGCATGCCTGAAATTGCGACCCAAACACCAAGTGGCCCGGTTCATTTGAATTTTCCATTACGCGAACCTTTGTTACCTGATTTATCACAAAAAAAACATCATCATCCGCACTATATAAGTCACTTAAAAGGACAAATGAAACTTGACGATAACGACTTAGAATACTTAGCCGATATGCTCGATCAGCAAACCGGCGTCTTTGTTTTAGGAGGCGGCTTAACCGTTGAAGAAACTGCGCTATGGGTAAAATTAGCCATCAAACTAAACTGGCCAATAATGGGTGACCCGTTGTCTAACCTGGATAATTGTGGCGTTCAATCTGATTTGATTATGTCACAAGCCGATTTATTCATTAATGAATTAAATGATGATGAACCCACCTCTGTTTTCCGTGTTGGACGTTTACCAGTTTCTAAAAACATTATGTTGTGGTTAAAAAGGTTATCACTTGAAGAAACGATTGTGATTGAAGTTGATGAAAAAGGTTACTGGGAAGATTCATTGCGCCAAGGTCGCTTAATGATTACAAGTAACTCACGCACATTGGTGGAGCAATTAATTACCAACCCTTATCCATCAGAAGCAGCAATGGATTTTTGGACTGATAGTTGGATTAATGCTCAAAAGCAAGCGCAAAAAATCGTCAAAGAACACCTTCAATCCAAAGACTTATCTGAAATAACAGCTAGTCGTCTCGTTCATGAAGCGATGACGAAAGATGGCAACTTGTTCTTATCAAATAGTATGGCGATTCGTCATGTCGAGCGTTTTAGCCAACCTGCTAAAAAAGCCTTCAATGTTTATGGTAACCGTGGTGTCAACGGTATTGACGGCATAATTTCAACCGCACTCGGCATTTGCGCAGCTCATCCTGATAAACAAAATGTCTTGTTAATTGGTGATTTAGCCACTTACCACGATATGAACGGATTACAGCTCGCAAAAGCATACAACTTGCCATTAACGATTGTGCTTTTAAATAATAACGGCGGTGGTATCTTCTCATATTTATCACAAAATCAATTAGAAGCAAGTGACTTTGAGCCATTATTTGGCACACCGCTTGAAATGGACTTTCGTTTAGTCGCGCAACTCTATGGAGCTGATTACTATTTAGCTGATTCATACAACGAATTAAAAAAACGTTTAATAAGTACTCAACACACGCCACGTTTCCAAATTATAGAAGTCCAAGATGACCGCGAACGCAATGTGCAACTACTTGAAGAGATTACTCAAGCAATTAAAGGAAGTCTCTAA
- the menH gene encoding 2-succinyl-6-hydroxy-2,4-cyclohexadiene-1-carboxylate synthase, translating into MKQLINGVAYHYEWLAPFVQTQPTLVCLHGFTGTGETFRFLADDKKDTELLQVAPSYNYLLVDIIGHGQSSVYVHPYHYQFKQVLHDLEQLLDRLALQRVSLLGYSMGARLALGLTIQIPSRIEHLILESGSPGLRTEEERKVRQMSDQRLAGRLMNQPLADFVDFWQDIPLFNTQKQLSLDVQQAVRSERLSQQNFGLACSLQYMGTGRQPSYWEALSNLYEPNIHVIVGALDSKFGKMANEMKHIQPQLQVTTVADTGHCVHLERPKVFKKIIRQLLQEGPHEN; encoded by the coding sequence ATGAAACAATTAATAAACGGGGTAGCCTATCATTACGAATGGCTAGCCCCTTTCGTTCAAACACAACCGACACTCGTCTGTCTCCACGGCTTTACAGGAACGGGTGAAACGTTCCGCTTTTTAGCTGATGACAAAAAAGACACCGAACTTCTCCAAGTGGCTCCCAGTTATAATTATTTACTGGTTGATATTATTGGCCATGGACAATCAAGTGTTTACGTTCATCCATATCACTATCAATTCAAACAAGTGTTACATGATTTAGAGCAATTACTCGATAGATTAGCCTTGCAACGAGTAAGTTTACTCGGTTATTCCATGGGCGCTCGTTTAGCACTCGGCTTAACGATTCAAATTCCTAGTCGAATCGAGCACTTAATTTTAGAAAGTGGTTCGCCTGGTTTAAGAACTGAGGAAGAACGCAAGGTGCGCCAAATGAGCGACCAACGTTTAGCTGGACGCTTAATGAATCAACCTTTAGCTGATTTTGTTGACTTTTGGCAAGACATTCCATTGTTTAATACTCAAAAGCAACTATCGCTTGATGTACAACAAGCCGTACGTAGCGAACGATTAAGTCAGCAAAATTTTGGCTTAGCTTGTAGCTTGCAGTATATGGGGACTGGACGTCAGCCTTCATACTGGGAGGCCTTATCAAATTTATATGAACCAAACATTCATGTTATTGTCGGAGCGTTAGACAGCAAGTTTGGGAAGATGGCTAATGAGATGAAACATATCCAACCACAACTACAAGTTACAACAGTTGCTGATACTGGACATTGTGTTCACCTTGAACGTCCAAAAGTATTCAAAAAAATCATCCGCCAATTACTTCAGGAGGGGCCTCATGAAAATTAA
- a CDS encoding cold-shock protein — protein METGTVKWFNAEKGFGFITQSNGQDVFAHFSAIQGEGFKSLEEGQAVTFDVESSDRGPQAVNIVKA, from the coding sequence ATGGAAACTGGTACAGTTAAATGGTTTAACGCTGAAAAAGGTTTTGGCTTCATTACTCAAAGCAATGGTCAAGACGTTTTCGCTCATTTCTCAGCTATTCAAGGAGAAGGATTCAAATCTCTTGAAGAAGGTCAAGCAGTAACATTTGATGTTGAATCATCAGATCGCGGACCACAAGCAGTGAACATCGTTAAAGCTTAA
- a CDS encoding PaaI family thioesterase has translation MDLLSYLNISVVSKNKKQVELVMPISDYHKQPFGIMHGGMNGVLIETACSIGALEHLDPPKVVAVGIDLQVNHLKSVTQGELRILATPIHIGKQTQVWQADIYQEEQLTSTGRCTLLNKVLS, from the coding sequence ATGGATTTACTATCGTATTTAAATATTAGCGTGGTGTCTAAAAATAAAAAACAAGTTGAGCTAGTGATGCCCATCAGTGATTACCATAAACAACCATTTGGTATCATGCATGGTGGTATGAATGGTGTTTTGATTGAAACTGCGTGTAGTATTGGGGCACTTGAACATTTGGATCCCCCAAAAGTAGTGGCAGTAGGTATTGATTTACAAGTGAATCACTTGAAAAGTGTAACACAAGGTGAATTACGCATTCTAGCAACGCCCATTCATATAGGTAAACAGACACAAGTTTGGCAAGCCGATATTTATCAAGAGGAACAATTAACTAGTACAGGAAGATGTACGTTATTAAACAAAGTGTTGAGTTAA
- a CDS encoding o-succinylbenzoate--CoA ligase, whose amino-acid sequence MLRLLNEKINEMPNKPALYWNNQTISFKEVGEEVTKWMDYLATSLPSTEQTIGLMSQNSDEMYYVILALWSLEKDILFLNTHLSQHELLFQLQDAKVAFVVSENKFHHKLDAISHIVPLDGTLRTSRMKITPLVDERQLTSIMYTSGTTGRPKGVVQRFTNHQASVKAAQINMGLTADDCWACAVPLFHISGLSIILRQLITGCSISLYPKFDADQLTADIISKRVTIASVVTYMLEKMIEKFPTETNYPTTFKTYLLGGGPIAKDTLIICRDLKIPVIQSYGMTETCSQVVALSANDALTKIGASGVPLYGMSLRIVDEHNQLLPASQTGEIQLKGPQVISHYLNETASHLAKWTHDGWFKTGDLGYLDEEGYLFVISRLSELIISGGENIYPPEVESILKQHPAITEVAVIGEVDIKWGQIPVAYAVVNQPITLEALQLFTTKQLAKYKVPKKLYLCKNLPKTASGKLAKHRLLTNEREVFIHHDDTK is encoded by the coding sequence ATGTTACGTTTATTAAATGAAAAAATAAACGAAATGCCAAATAAACCTGCTCTCTACTGGAACAATCAAACCATTAGTTTTAAAGAAGTTGGTGAAGAAGTTACTAAATGGATGGACTATTTAGCAACTTCTCTTCCATCAACCGAACAAACCATCGGGCTAATGAGCCAAAATTCTGATGAAATGTATTACGTCATTTTAGCATTGTGGTCACTTGAAAAAGATATCTTGTTCCTGAACACTCATTTGAGTCAACATGAACTACTTTTTCAATTACAAGATGCTAAAGTGGCGTTCGTTGTGTCTGAGAACAAATTTCATCATAAATTAGACGCTATCAGCCATATTGTTCCCCTAGACGGCACCTTACGAACATCTCGTATGAAAATTACACCCTTGGTAGATGAACGCCAGTTGACCTCTATCATGTATACATCTGGCACAACCGGTCGTCCAAAAGGCGTCGTCCAACGTTTCACCAATCATCAAGCAAGCGTCAAAGCTGCCCAAATCAATATGGGATTAACAGCCGATGATTGCTGGGCATGTGCCGTTCCGCTTTTTCATATTAGTGGACTATCTATTATATTGCGTCAACTCATAACAGGTTGTAGCATTAGCCTCTACCCTAAATTTGATGCTGACCAACTGACAGCCGATATTATCTCTAAGCGTGTGACAATTGCTTCTGTCGTAACCTATATGTTAGAAAAAATGATTGAAAAATTCCCAACTGAAACGAATTATCCGACCACCTTCAAAACTTATTTATTAGGGGGTGGCCCCATTGCTAAAGATACCTTGATCATTTGTCGTGACTTAAAGATTCCTGTCATTCAATCTTACGGTATGACAGAAACTTGCTCACAAGTTGTTGCCCTTTCAGCAAACGATGCGTTGACAAAAATTGGAGCAAGTGGCGTCCCTCTATATGGCATGTCTTTACGAATTGTCGATGAACACAATCAGCTACTACCTGCTAGTCAAACTGGAGAAATCCAGCTCAAAGGCCCACAAGTTATTTCGCATTACTTAAATGAAACAGCTAGCCATTTAGCTAAATGGACGCACGATGGCTGGTTCAAAACGGGGGACTTGGGCTATCTTGATGAGGAAGGTTACTTATTTGTTATCAGTCGGTTAAGCGAATTAATTATATCGGGTGGTGAAAATATTTATCCTCCTGAAGTGGAAAGTATTTTAAAACAACACCCTGCTATAACTGAAGTTGCAGTAATTGGCGAAGTGGATATAAAATGGGGGCAAATCCCTGTCGCCTATGCTGTAGTCAATCAACCTATTACACTAGAAGCATTACAACTATTTACAACCAAACAATTAGCCAAATATAAAGTACCTAAAAAACTCTATTTATGTAAAAACTTACCTAAAACCGCCAGTGGCAAACTAGCCAAACATCGTTTATTAACCAATGAAAGAGAAGTGTTTATTCACCATGATGATACCAAGTGA
- a CDS encoding DsbA family oxidoreductase, translated as MSDLEIHIDFACPFSYLGGEKYLQFLEKNNQPLDKFRFRSFQLQPNDNNQNPSYLDNRMKGSNFNSKEEYISFFNNGIGKAANELGLHYDVEHIVSKNSINAHLGLQFAIEQGKQAEYFREVMAGHWEQGKDYFDITYIEGVLRSLNLDVESFHQHLEQYKQGVADDIMLANQRGIHSVPTFYKDRVLLNGTGSDDIFETF; from the coding sequence ATGAGTGATTTAGAAATTCATATCGACTTTGCTTGTCCCTTCTCATACCTTGGAGGAGAAAAATACTTACAATTTTTAGAAAAAAATAACCAACCACTTGATAAGTTTCGTTTCAGAAGTTTCCAATTACAACCTAATGATAATAATCAAAACCCAAGCTACCTTGATAATCGTATGAAAGGCTCAAATTTCAATTCTAAAGAAGAATATATTAGCTTTTTCAACAACGGTATCGGGAAAGCTGCAAATGAACTAGGCTTACATTACGATGTTGAACACATCGTTTCAAAGAATTCTATAAATGCACATCTTGGCCTACAATTCGCTATTGAACAAGGCAAACAAGCTGAATACTTCCGTGAAGTAATGGCTGGACATTGGGAACAAGGAAAAGATTATTTTGATATAACTTATATTGAAGGCGTTCTTCGTTCATTGAATTTAGACGTTGAGTCATTCCATCAACATCTCGAACAATACAAGCAAGGTGTGGCCGATGATATAATGTTAGCTAATCAACGAGGAATTCATTCCGTACCAACTTTCTATAAAGACCGTGTTTTATTGAACGGTACTGGTAGCGATGACATTTTCGAAACATTTTAA
- the menB gene encoding 1,4-dihydroxy-2-naphthoyl-CoA synthase — protein sequence MRNWVTIKEYQEILFEQEGKVAKITINRPEVRNAFTPLTVMEMIDAFSIARDDMSIGLIILTGAGDLAFCSGGDQKVRGHGGYVGSDNIPRLNVLDLQRLIRVIPKPVIAMVKGYSIGGGNVLQLVCDLTIAADNAIFGQTGPKVGSFDGGYGSGYLARVVGHKKAKEVWFMCKQYSAQEALDMGWVNTVVPLEDVEDVTMEWAEQILTMSPLALRMVKASMNADTDGLAGIQQLAGDATLLYYTMDEAKEGRDSFKEKRQPDFDQFPKFP from the coding sequence ATGAGAAACTGGGTAACAATCAAAGAATATCAAGAAATTTTATTTGAACAAGAAGGTAAAGTAGCAAAAATTACAATTAATCGTCCTGAAGTACGTAATGCATTCACACCATTAACTGTCATGGAAATGATTGATGCATTTTCAATCGCTCGTGATGACATGTCTATCGGACTAATTATTTTAACAGGTGCTGGCGACTTAGCATTCTGTTCTGGTGGTGACCAAAAAGTTCGTGGTCACGGTGGTTATGTTGGTTCTGATAATATTCCTCGTCTAAATGTTTTAGACTTACAACGCTTAATTCGTGTTATTCCAAAACCCGTTATTGCGATGGTTAAAGGTTACTCAATCGGAGGCGGTAACGTTCTACAATTAGTTTGTGATTTAACGATTGCCGCGGACAACGCAATTTTTGGGCAAACAGGTCCTAAAGTAGGTAGCTTCGATGGTGGTTACGGTTCTGGTTACTTAGCTAGAGTAGTTGGTCATAAAAAAGCCAAAGAAGTATGGTTCATGTGTAAACAATACAGCGCACAAGAAGCATTAGATATGGGATGGGTTAACACCGTGGTTCCTCTTGAAGATGTGGAAGACGTGACAATGGAATGGGCCGAACAAATCTTAACGATGAGCCCATTAGCTCTACGTATGGTAAAAGCATCAATGAATGCTGATACTGACGGATTAGCTGGTATTCAACAATTAGCCGGTGATGCAACATTACTTTATTACACAATGGATGAAGCAAAAGAAGGACGCGACTCATTTAAAGAAAAACGTCAACCAGACTTTGATCAATTTCCAAAATTCCCATAG
- a CDS encoding type B 50S ribosomal protein L31, which produces MKQGIHPDYRQVVFMDTTTGFKFLSGSTKYSEETVEFEGNTYPMIRVEVTSDSHPFYTGRQKFTQADGRVDRFNKKYGI; this is translated from the coding sequence ATGAAACAAGGAATTCATCCAGATTACAGACAAGTAGTATTCATGGATACTACTACAGGGTTCAAGTTTTTATCAGGTTCTACTAAGTACTCTGAAGAAACTGTTGAATTTGAAGGCAACACTTATCCAATGATCCGTGTTGAGGTTACTTCTGATTCTCACCCATTCTACACAGGACGTCAAAAGTTCACTCAAGCAGACGGACGTGTGGATCGCTTCAACAAAAAATACGGTATCTAA
- a CDS encoding DUF1002 domain-containing protein has protein sequence MTLNKSLLASTAIIASLLASNVALASDTTSAKAKNEGWNVPNVALGNGLTNDEQKSTLELLGINEKSSYNSFIVNGDDLVKYVTDVPEFTSDSKAYSSAYIVRTNDGDGVNVEIATPKNITARTEANYRNAAITSGIFDADIKIASVRVMDGSGALAGIYKIYDEVEPAATEEEQQERDQNREVAQQESAVTADITNSNNDNKQFSDENLAVAMADIKLELQKINDTLDTMNTEQAKEKIKSVVDKELASQQLEDFVTPEQKDKIIETMMAFQNSPSIDNEQLKEQLTHLKDDIMDNGKEFLNNAKDKLTNEEARGFLSNLWDKVSNFFTNLFN, from the coding sequence ATGACATTAAACAAATCATTACTAGCCTCAACTGCGATAATCGCAAGTTTATTGGCTTCAAACGTCGCTTTAGCAAGTGACACCACTTCAGCTAAAGCAAAAAATGAAGGTTGGAACGTGCCCAATGTTGCATTAGGTAACGGCTTAACAAACGATGAACAAAAAAGCACTTTAGAACTTTTGGGCATTAACGAAAAATCTTCTTATAATTCATTTATCGTCAATGGCGATGACTTAGTAAAATACGTAACAGATGTACCCGAATTTACAAGTGATTCAAAAGCGTATAGCAGTGCCTATATCGTAAGAACCAATGATGGAGATGGGGTTAACGTGGAAATAGCAACGCCTAAAAACATCACCGCTAGAACCGAAGCTAACTATCGTAACGCGGCCATCACTTCAGGTATTTTTGATGCTGATATTAAAATTGCTAGTGTACGTGTTATGGACGGTAGCGGGGCCTTAGCTGGTATTTACAAAATTTATGATGAAGTAGAGCCTGCCGCTACTGAAGAAGAACAACAAGAACGTGATCAAAACCGCGAAGTGGCACAACAAGAAAGTGCTGTTACTGCAGATATTACAAATTCAAATAACGACAACAAGCAATTCTCTGATGAAAATCTTGCTGTTGCCATGGCCGATATCAAACTAGAACTGCAAAAAATCAACGATACATTAGATACAATGAACACAGAACAAGCAAAAGAAAAAATCAAGAGCGTCGTTGACAAAGAACTGGCGAGTCAACAATTAGAAGACTTTGTCACACCAGAACAAAAGGATAAAATCATTGAAACTATGATGGCCTTCCAAAATTCTCCTTCGATTGATAACGAACAATTAAAAGAACAATTAACGCATCTAAAAGATGATATCATGGATAACGGAAAAGAATTTTTAAATAACGCGAAAGATAAATTAACAAACGAAGAAGCACGAGGTTTCTTATCAAACCTATGGGATAAGGTCAGCAACTTCTTTACTAATCTATTTAATTAA